A single region of the bacterium genome encodes:
- a CDS encoding adenosine-specific kinase, whose protein sequence is MELILVPIEKLESHNVILGQSHFIKTVEDLHEALVTAVPGIKFGLAFSEASGKRLVRKSGTDEGLIALAVRNVLALGCGHIFVIVLGEGFFPINVLHAVKACPEVVHLFAATANPLQAIVAEEGDQRGVVGVLDGFKPLGVEDDAEISWRKDLLRRFGYKLA, encoded by the coding sequence ATGGAGCTCATACTTGTCCCCATCGAGAAGCTTGAGAGCCACAACGTCATCCTGGGCCAGTCCCATTTCATCAAGACTGTTGAGGATCTTCACGAAGCCCTGGTCACCGCGGTGCCGGGCATCAAGTTCGGCCTGGCTTTCTCGGAGGCCAGCGGGAAGCGGTTGGTGCGGAAATCCGGCACGGACGAAGGGCTCATCGCCCTGGCGGTGCGGAACGTGCTGGCGCTGGGCTGCGGTCACATCTTCGTCATCGTGCTCGGCGAGGGGTTCTTCCCGATCAACGTGCTCCACGCTGTCAAGGCCTGTCCAGAAGTAGTGCACCTGTTCGCGGCCACGGCGAACCCTCTTCAGGCGATCGTCGCCGAGGAAGGGGATCAGCGCGGGGTCGTGGGAGTGCTGGACGGGTTCAAGCCGCTGGGCGTGGAGGACGACGCAGAGATCTCGTGGCGCAAGGATTTGCTACGGCGTTTTGGCTACAAGCTGGCTTGA
- a CDS encoding succinate dehydrogenase iron-sulfur subunit — protein MAEMTGNPEGGVPEGGILTLRVARYDPERDRAARPQEWKVKILPGMTVLDALFAVKEEQDGSLAFRCSCRMGVCGSCGMFINGKPRLACNTQVSELGPVVEVAPLPNHDAIKDLVPDLAPTFHRHRAVLPYIMRGDEAEMESPTREFQQTPEELARYVQFTYCLKCSLCLAACPTVGTTEQFLGPQALGQVYRYVADNRDEGLSKRAGVVDASHGAFGCHLAGACSEACPKGVDPALAIQLLKRSLFVGPPHRAPAQVVPAFPEGYRTPEAAERPKAPPPSV, from the coding sequence ATGGCGGAGATGACCGGCAATCCCGAAGGCGGCGTTCCCGAAGGTGGCATCCTGACGCTGAGGGTGGCGCGCTACGATCCCGAGCGGGACAGAGCGGCGCGGCCGCAGGAGTGGAAGGTGAAGATCCTGCCGGGCATGACCGTGCTGGACGCGCTGTTCGCGGTCAAGGAGGAGCAGGACGGATCGCTGGCGTTCCGATGCTCGTGCCGAATGGGCGTCTGCGGCTCGTGTGGAATGTTCATCAACGGGAAGCCCCGCCTGGCATGCAACACCCAGGTCAGCGAGCTGGGACCCGTAGTTGAGGTGGCGCCGCTCCCCAACCACGATGCAATCAAGGACCTGGTGCCCGACCTGGCACCGACCTTCCACAGGCATCGGGCCGTGCTCCCCTACATCATGCGGGGCGACGAGGCGGAGATGGAGTCGCCGACGCGTGAGTTTCAGCAGACGCCGGAGGAACTTGCACGCTACGTGCAGTTCACCTACTGCCTGAAGTGCAGCCTCTGCCTGGCGGCATGCCCCACGGTTGGCACCACCGAGCAATTCCTGGGGCCACAGGCGCTGGGTCAGGTCTACAGGTACGTGGCTGACAACCGCGACGAGGGCCTGAGCAAACGGGCAGGTGTGGTGGACGCGTCCCACGGAGCCTTCGGCTGCCATCTGGCCGGGGCGTGCAGCGAGGCGTGCCCCAAGGGTGTGGATCCGGCGCTGGCCATCCAGCTTCTCAAACGCAGCCTGTTTGTGGGGCCTCCGCACCGCGCGCCGGCGCAGGTGGTGCCCGCGTTCCCCGAAGGTTACCGAACGCCGGAGGCGGCAGAGCGCCCCAAGGCGCCCCCTCCGTCGGTCTAG
- the sdhC gene encoding succinate dehydrogenase, cytochrome b556 subunit: MAAEAQTPIRTPTPSRLSMRLGLRGWVYAGRYPAERYLYILHRLCGLGLILYLPLHVWVTGRRLQGPDAWQQTMAILSRPVFVAGEILVLAAFVFHAINGFRLLFGHLGCALGRPGHPVYPYPMALHRQRRMVVVLMVLAGALLAAGVWDLLTK, encoded by the coding sequence ATGGCAGCTGAGGCACAGACCCCGATACGGACTCCGACACCATCACGACTGAGCATGCGGCTCGGTCTGCGGGGTTGGGTTTACGCCGGCCGGTATCCGGCAGAAAGGTACCTGTACATCCTCCATCGCCTCTGTGGGCTGGGGCTGATTCTGTACCTGCCGCTGCACGTCTGGGTTACCGGCCGGCGGCTGCAGGGTCCGGATGCATGGCAGCAGACGATGGCCATTTTGTCACGCCCGGTCTTCGTCGCAGGCGAGATCCTGGTGCTCGCCGCGTTCGTGTTTCATGCCATCAACGGTTTCCGGCTGCTGTTCGGCCATCTGGGCTGCGCGCTCGGCAGGCCCGGGCACCCGGTCTACCCCTATCCGATGGCACTGCACCGCCAACGCAGGATGGTGGTAGTGTTGATGGTCCTGGCTGGAGCTTTGCTTGCGGCCGGGGTGTGGGATCTGTTGACCAAGTAG
- a CDS encoding succinate dehydrogenase/fumarate reductase flavoprotein subunit has product MQTYTHDVLILGSGLAGLRAALEVLRASRGDLDLAILSKGQFMRAHSVCAEGGTGAVLHPEEGDSLELHAWDTIKGSDFLADQDVVSRFVEAAPQEILRLDHWGTPWSRRQDGRLDQRAFGGHTFPRATFAADKTGFFEMQTLYDTIQQYRSVARYEEWMATRMIVHNGVFAGLTAWDLTTGEFALLRAKALIIATGGCCRLYGFTTYSHAVTGDGMVMAYRAGLPLKDMEFVQFHPTGLVPSGILITEAARGEGGHLMNRDRRRFLEDYAAKMMELAPRDIISRAEMTEIEAGRGFMHASGLEYVELDLTHLGRDRILERLPLIREVAIKFNGIDPIDGSLPVRPAAHYSMGGISTDINGQTPVAGVWAAGEAACMSLHGANRLGTNSTAECLVWGAITGREAANWANKERTLPDPPLSEAAEERARLAGLLEACGPENHHQIRARLRLLMDEKVGVYRDAQGLGAALNEVRELRDRMGRIHLDDRSWVYNTDLSSAVEVQNLLDLAEMVIMGALERTESRGSHARRDYPDRDDERWLAHTQATHSEAGPRLAYTPVTITTWKPVERKY; this is encoded by the coding sequence GTGCAGACCTATACCCATGACGTGCTGATCCTGGGAAGCGGACTGGCCGGTCTTCGAGCGGCCCTCGAGGTCCTGCGCGCCTCGCGCGGAGACCTGGACCTGGCGATTCTCTCAAAGGGGCAGTTCATGCGGGCCCACTCCGTGTGCGCCGAGGGCGGCACAGGCGCGGTGCTGCACCCCGAAGAAGGGGACAGCCTGGAGTTGCACGCCTGGGACACCATCAAGGGCAGCGACTTCCTCGCCGACCAGGACGTTGTGTCGCGATTCGTGGAAGCCGCCCCGCAGGAGATCCTGCGCCTCGATCATTGGGGGACGCCGTGGTCCAGGCGGCAGGACGGTCGCCTCGACCAGCGGGCCTTCGGCGGCCATACCTTCCCCAGGGCCACGTTTGCCGCCGACAAGACCGGGTTCTTTGAGATGCAGACCCTCTACGACACGATACAGCAGTATCGCAGCGTCGCACGATACGAGGAGTGGATGGCGACGCGCATGATCGTGCACAACGGCGTCTTTGCCGGGCTGACTGCCTGGGATCTCACCACCGGCGAGTTCGCCCTGCTGCGGGCCAAGGCCCTGATCATTGCCACCGGAGGGTGCTGCCGGCTCTACGGCTTCACCACGTACTCCCATGCGGTGACCGGCGACGGGATGGTTATGGCCTACCGGGCCGGTCTCCCGCTGAAGGACATGGAGTTCGTGCAGTTTCACCCGACCGGTCTGGTGCCTTCGGGGATTCTGATCACCGAGGCCGCCAGGGGAGAGGGTGGCCACCTGATGAACCGGGACCGGCGCCGTTTCCTGGAGGACTACGCCGCCAAGATGATGGAGCTGGCTCCACGCGACATCATCTCGCGGGCCGAGATGACCGAGATCGAGGCCGGGCGGGGCTTCATGCACGCCAGTGGCCTCGAATACGTGGAGCTGGACCTGACGCACCTGGGACGCGATCGCATCCTCGAGAGGCTGCCCCTGATCCGCGAGGTGGCCATAAAGTTCAACGGCATTGACCCTATTGACGGGTCGTTGCCTGTGAGGCCGGCGGCGCACTACTCGATGGGGGGCATCTCTACCGACATCAATGGCCAGACGCCGGTGGCAGGGGTCTGGGCTGCCGGCGAGGCGGCCTGCATGTCGCTCCATGGGGCCAACCGGCTGGGAACCAACTCCACCGCCGAGTGCCTGGTGTGGGGCGCCATCACCGGCCGAGAGGCCGCCAACTGGGCCAACAAGGAGCGCACCCTGCCCGATCCGCCGCTGTCCGAGGCCGCGGAAGAGCGGGCCAGATTGGCGGGTCTGCTGGAGGCGTGCGGACCGGAGAACCACCATCAGATCCGCGCGCGCCTGCGGCTTCTGATGGACGAGAAGGTGGGCGTCTACCGCGACGCGCAGGGTCTGGGGGCGGCGCTCAACGAGGTGCGGGAGCTCCGCGACCGGATGGGCCGCATCCACCTGGACGACCGTAGCTGGGTATACAATACGGACCTGAGCTCCGCAGTTGAAGTGCAGAACCTGTTGGACCTGGCGGAGATGGTCATAATGGGGGCGCTTGAGCGGACGGAGTCCAGGGGGAGCCACGCCCGTCGTGACTACCCTGATCGCGATGACGAGCGCTGGCTAGCGCACACGCAGGCGACCCACAGCGAGGCCGGGCCGCGACTCGCCTACACACCGGTCACGATCACGACCTGGAAGCCCGTGGAGCGCAAGTACTGA
- a CDS encoding MogA/MoaB family molybdenum cofactor biosynthesis protein: MTGRASLEGVPVAILTLSDTVARGHGTDTSGEAIAYALVALGALVVRREVLEDDREAISRALIRYADEDRVALILTTGGSGFSPRDVTPEATLAVCDRLAPGLVEAARIRTLDRTPLAMLSRAAAGIRGRTLVINLPGSPAAVREWLEILLPVLPHAVQMAGGDAGVWGKDHRMGSH; the protein is encoded by the coding sequence GTGACCGGAAGGGCATCGCTGGAAGGAGTTCCGGTCGCCATCCTGACCCTCTCCGATACGGTGGCACGCGGTCATGGCACCGACACCAGCGGAGAGGCGATCGCCTATGCGCTGGTCGCGCTTGGAGCCCTGGTTGTGCGCCGAGAGGTCCTGGAGGACGATCGGGAGGCCATCAGCCGCGCCCTGATTCGGTACGCCGATGAGGACAGGGTGGCGTTGATCTTGACCACGGGAGGCAGCGGGTTCTCGCCCCGGGACGTGACGCCTGAGGCCACGCTCGCGGTATGCGACCGGCTGGCGCCTGGACTGGTGGAAGCCGCGCGGATCCGCACACTGGACCGCACGCCGCTGGCAATGTTGTCGCGGGCCGCGGCCGGGATCCGCGGCAGAACCCTCGTAATCAACCTCCCTGGAAGCCCTGCGGCCGTGCGGGAGTGGCTGGAGATACTGCTTCCGGTTCTCCCTCACGCTGTGCAGATGGCAGGAGGAGATGCGGGGGTCTGGGGAAAGGATCACCGCATGGGCTCCCACTAG
- the moaC gene encoding cyclic pyranopterin monophosphate synthase MoaC: MKGSPRRRALTHVDRAGHARMVDVSAKPATARVAVARGEVRMLPATLDLIVADRMTKGDVLGLAQVAGVMAAKHTSDLIPLCHPIALTDVAVRAVPDASRCLVAIEATARSVGPTGVEMEALAAVVGAALTVYDMCKAVDRGMTIENVRLVHKRGGRSGTYRRAGEQP; encoded by the coding sequence ATGAAAGGTTCCCCCAGGAGGCGCGCGCTCACGCACGTGGATCGGGCCGGCCACGCCCGCATGGTGGATGTTTCTGCCAAGCCGGCGACCGCCCGCGTGGCCGTGGCGCGCGGCGAAGTTCGAATGCTGCCGGCGACCCTCGATCTCATCGTGGCCGACCGCATGACCAAAGGCGATGTGCTGGGACTGGCGCAGGTGGCCGGCGTCATGGCCGCCAAGCACACCTCGGATCTGATCCCGCTCTGCCATCCGATTGCGCTCACCGACGTGGCGGTGCGCGCTGTCCCGGACGCCTCCAGGTGTCTGGTTGCCATAGAGGCAACGGCCCGCTCTGTCGGACCCACCGGCGTGGAGATGGAGGCCCTGGCCGCGGTGGTGGGGGCGGCCCTTACAGTCTACGATATGTGCAAGGCGGTTGACCGTGGGATGACGATTGAAAACGTGCGCCTGGTGCACAAGCGCGGTGGGCGCAGCGGTACGTACCGGCGAGCTGGAGAGCAGCCGTGA
- a CDS encoding molybdopterin molybdotransferase MoeA, with the protein MKAFTRLIGPDDARARYAAVLRPGPRGTERVPLRAALGRVLAEDAVASTDLPPFDRSTMDGWAVRASDLAAAAPGRPVFLQPSGEVHMGVAADVSVPPGGAVRIPTGGMLPAGADAVVMQEHATAEGEGLLVSRPAFTGENVVARGADIRAGELVLRRGWKLRPADLGLLAGQGLESVRVFLPPRVAILATGDELVPAGAPLTSGRVRDMNTAALAGAVEAAGGVPTVCGIVGDDRPAIVAALRSALVGHDMLLVSGGSSVGEHDLAVEAIEALGPPGIVVHGIAVRPGKPTVLAAAGTVSVIGLPGNPVSALVIFDLFARPVLETMLGMDPGSRPWGLVRARLFEGLPSARVREDHRRVRLESRPDGIWAVPLPAGSQILTSMARADGIVVVPAGEIGPGEGEEVEVRLLT; encoded by the coding sequence GTGAAGGCGTTCACCCGGTTGATTGGGCCGGACGATGCCCGCGCCCGGTACGCGGCCGTCCTGCGGCCGGGTCCGCGCGGCACCGAGCGCGTGCCCCTGCGGGCGGCGCTCGGCCGCGTACTGGCCGAAGACGCGGTTGCATCCACGGACCTGCCGCCCTTCGACCGTTCTACCATGGATGGGTGGGCGGTGCGCGCTTCCGACCTGGCCGCCGCGGCTCCAGGCCGGCCGGTGTTCCTGCAGCCCTCTGGCGAGGTTCATATGGGCGTCGCCGCGGATGTCTCTGTGCCCCCGGGCGGAGCGGTGCGGATTCCCACCGGAGGGATGTTGCCTGCCGGCGCCGACGCGGTGGTTATGCAGGAGCACGCGACGGCGGAGGGGGAGGGTCTGCTCGTATCACGCCCCGCCTTCACCGGGGAGAACGTGGTGGCACGCGGAGCCGACATCCGCGCCGGCGAGCTCGTGCTGCGCCGCGGGTGGAAACTCCGACCGGCCGACCTGGGGCTACTGGCCGGCCAGGGACTGGAGTCCGTTAGGGTCTTTCTGCCCCCGCGCGTGGCGATACTCGCCACCGGCGACGAACTGGTGCCGGCCGGAGCTCCGCTGACGTCGGGCCGCGTGCGCGACATGAACACGGCGGCACTTGCCGGTGCGGTGGAAGCGGCCGGCGGTGTGCCCACGGTCTGCGGGATCGTGGGCGATGACCGCCCGGCGATCGTGGCCGCTCTGCGCAGCGCGCTGGTGGGCCATGACATGCTGCTGGTTTCCGGTGGCTCATCGGTGGGAGAGCATGACCTTGCGGTGGAGGCCATAGAGGCTCTAGGCCCACCTGGGATCGTGGTGCACGGCATCGCGGTGCGGCCCGGCAAACCCACGGTGCTGGCCGCGGCCGGAACCGTCTCTGTGATCGGCCTGCCCGGCAACCCGGTCTCGGCGCTCGTGATCTTCGACCTCTTCGCGCGTCCGGTGCTGGAAACGATGCTGGGGATGGATCCCGGATCCCGCCCATGGGGCCTGGTGCGGGCACGGCTCTTCGAAGGGCTGCCCTCGGCACGGGTGAGGGAGGACCACCGGCGCGTCAGGCTGGAGTCGCGGCCGGACGGAATCTGGGCCGTGCCCCTGCCCGCCGGATCCCAGATCCTTACCTCCATGGCGCGCGCGGATGGGATCGTCGTCGTCCCTGCTGGTGAGATAGGACCAGGAGAGGGCGAGGAGGTCGAGGTCCGGCTTCTGACATGA
- a CDS encoding glycine C-acetyltransferase, with protein MSADPGHPLAFVDSELQELRSKGLWRWPRLLEGAQSAVARYDGRELINLASNNYLGLANHPALKAAALEAIATTGVGSGAVRTIAGNMAIHQQLEAELAAFKHTEAALLFQSGFTANAGTVAALLGREDVVVSDELNHASIIDGCRLSGADKKVFPHGDVGAARHMLDECRGARRVLLITDGVFSMDGDIAPLRALVEAAEEFGAIMMVDDAHASGVLGRDGRGTVDHFDLHGRVHIQVGTLSKAFAGLGGYVAGSRNLVDLLMHRARPLLFSTSHPPSVAASALAGVRLVQRCPELISRLWENARYFKEGLRGSGFDIGISETPITPVIVGDELRALQFSDRLFEEGVFAVGIVHPTVPRGRARVRTIVTAEHTREHLDRALEAFARAARAVGVA; from the coding sequence TTGAGCGCTGACCCGGGACATCCCCTTGCGTTTGTGGACAGCGAGCTTCAGGAGCTCCGCTCGAAGGGTCTGTGGCGCTGGCCCCGGCTCCTTGAGGGCGCACAGTCCGCGGTCGCGCGTTACGACGGGCGCGAGCTCATCAACCTGGCCTCCAACAACTACCTGGGTCTGGCCAACCATCCTGCCCTGAAGGCTGCAGCTCTGGAGGCCATCGCCACCACCGGCGTGGGGTCTGGCGCGGTACGAACCATCGCGGGCAACATGGCGATCCACCAGCAACTGGAAGCGGAACTGGCCGCCTTCAAGCACACCGAGGCCGCGCTGCTCTTCCAGTCCGGTTTCACGGCCAACGCCGGCACCGTTGCCGCGCTGCTGGGCCGGGAGGATGTGGTGGTGAGCGACGAGCTGAATCACGCCAGCATCATTGACGGCTGCCGGCTCTCCGGCGCGGACAAGAAGGTCTTCCCACACGGGGACGTCGGGGCCGCGCGCCACATGTTGGATGAGTGCCGCGGCGCCCGCCGGGTGCTCCTTATTACAGACGGCGTGTTCAGCATGGACGGTGACATCGCGCCGCTGCGGGCGCTGGTTGAGGCCGCCGAGGAGTTCGGCGCCATCATGATGGTGGACGACGCCCACGCCAGCGGCGTGCTGGGACGAGACGGCCGCGGCACCGTGGACCATTTTGATCTGCACGGTCGGGTGCACATCCAGGTGGGCACGCTCTCCAAGGCGTTCGCCGGCCTCGGGGGCTACGTGGCCGGCAGCCGGAATCTCGTGGATCTGCTGATGCACCGCGCCCGGCCCCTGCTCTTTTCCACCTCGCACCCCCCGTCGGTGGCCGCCTCTGCCCTGGCCGGCGTGCGGCTGGTGCAGCGGTGCCCTGAACTGATATCCCGGTTATGGGAGAACGCCCGGTACTTCAAGGAAGGCCTGCGTGGGTCGGGGTTCGATATCGGGATAAGCGAAACGCCGATCACACCGGTTATCGTTGGGGATGAGCTGCGCGCCCTCCAGTTCTCCGACCGGTTGTTCGAAGAGGGTGTTTTCGCGGTGGGGATCGTCCATCCGACCGTGCCTCGAGGCCGCGCGCGGGTGCGCACGATCGTGACCGCAGAGCACACCAGGGAGCATCTGGATCGGGCGCTGGAGGCGTTCGCGCGGGCCGCCCGCGCCGTGGGGGTGGCCTGA
- the tdh gene encoding L-threonine 3-dehydrogenase — protein MRALVKTKPGPGCELVELPVPAPGPGQVLIRVAAAGICGTDLHIYKWDPWAQSRIRPPRVIGHEFCGTVVATGEDVNTVKAGDRVAGECHVACGCCALCLGGQPHICQRLEIIGIDCDGAFAEYVVLPAGNAWPLDPGIPFEVAAIMDPLGNAVHTAMATELAGRTVLITGCGPIGLMAIPVCKMAGAGVVIASDVTESRLALARRMGADLVLDARDGGVAERVRERTGGSGADAVLEMSGHPSGIRDALQAVRGGGWVGLLGLPGAPVELDLVNLVIFKEVRLKGIFGRLMWQTWEQMSAMLRQGLDIRPIITDRLPLERFEEAFERLESGAAGKVILTIER, from the coding sequence ATGCGAGCGTTGGTCAAGACGAAACCCGGGCCAGGCTGCGAACTCGTAGAACTACCGGTCCCGGCCCCCGGCCCGGGCCAGGTACTGATTCGGGTTGCCGCTGCCGGCATCTGCGGCACCGACCTGCACATCTACAAGTGGGACCCCTGGGCGCAGTCGCGCATTCGGCCCCCTCGCGTGATAGGGCACGAGTTCTGCGGCACGGTCGTGGCGACCGGCGAGGACGTGAACACCGTCAAGGCAGGCGATCGGGTGGCGGGCGAGTGCCACGTCGCCTGCGGGTGCTGCGCCCTTTGCCTCGGAGGCCAGCCGCACATCTGTCAGCGGCTCGAGATCATCGGGATCGATTGCGACGGAGCGTTCGCAGAGTACGTGGTGCTGCCGGCCGGCAACGCCTGGCCACTGGATCCAGGGATCCCATTCGAAGTGGCCGCGATAATGGATCCGCTCGGTAACGCGGTCCATACGGCTATGGCGACCGAGCTGGCCGGCCGGACCGTTCTCATAACCGGCTGCGGTCCCATAGGGCTGATGGCGATTCCCGTCTGCAAGATGGCAGGCGCCGGGGTGGTGATCGCGTCCGACGTTACTGAGAGCCGCCTGGCACTGGCCCGCAGGATGGGCGCCGATCTGGTGCTGGACGCGCGCGATGGCGGCGTCGCCGAGCGCGTCCGCGAGCGGACCGGCGGCAGCGGTGCCGATGCGGTCTTGGAGATGTCGGGCCACCCGTCCGGCATCCGGGATGCGCTGCAGGCGGTGCGGGGCGGCGGTTGGGTGGGGCTGCTGGGCCTGCCCGGAGCGCCGGTCGAGCTGGACCTGGTCAACCTGGTGATCTTCAAGGAGGTACGTTTGAAGGGTATCTTTGGTCGCCTGATGTGGCAGACCTGGGAGCAGATGAGCGCGATGCTCCGCCAGGGGCTGGACATCAGGCCCATCATCACCGACCGACTTCCGCTGGAACGGTTTGAAGAGGCCTTCGAGCGGTTGGAGTCGGGAGCGGCGGGGAAGGTGATATTGACCATTGAGCGCTGA
- a CDS encoding DUF2231 domain-containing protein, whose protein sequence is MKYLLHPLAVHFPVALWLTSALLDLLYVRTRDLFHFRAARGLIGLGLLGALVSVATGFADALPLVAEGVGQVFVDRHRVHQVFAYLATLLYTVSFLIRWRRPSVGGAVVAALMVAGAVLIAVTGWLGGELRLAM, encoded by the coding sequence ATGAAGTATCTGTTACACCCGCTGGCAGTCCACTTCCCCGTGGCCCTCTGGCTCACGAGCGCCCTGCTCGACCTGCTCTACGTTCGCACGAGGGACCTCTTCCACTTCCGCGCCGCGCGGGGACTCATAGGATTGGGGCTGTTGGGAGCATTGGTCTCGGTCGCCACAGGCTTCGCGGACGCGCTGCCGCTCGTAGCAGAGGGCGTAGGACAAGTCTTCGTGGACCGCCACAGGGTTCACCAGGTCTTCGCCTATCTTGCGACGCTGCTGTACACCGTCAGCTTCCTGATCCGCTGGCGGCGGCCGAGCGTGGGAGGCGCCGTCGTTGCCGCGCTGATGGTGGCAGGCGCCGTGCTCATCGCGGTAACGGGGTGGCTTGGGGGCGAGCTCCGGCTGGCAATGTGA
- a CDS encoding ABC transporter ATP-binding protein: MALLEVEDLHVYYGNIHALKGISLKVDPGEIVTLIGANGAGKSTTLKTISGLLRPRGGRITLAGEALSAMSPHEIVAKGVVHVPEGRRIFGRLTVTENLEMGAFTRTDRNGIGQDLERVFGMFPRLRERRAQVAGTLSGGEQQMLAIGRGLMTRPKVLLLDEPSMGLAPVLVDLIYDSIKEINASGTTILLVEQNAFMALSVAGRGYVLQTGEVVLQGSSSDLQANEEVRRAYLGG; this comes from the coding sequence ATGGCGCTTCTGGAAGTTGAAGACCTGCACGTCTACTACGGGAACATCCACGCCCTCAAGGGCATCTCCCTGAAGGTGGACCCCGGCGAGATCGTCACGCTGATCGGCGCCAACGGCGCCGGGAAGAGCACCACGCTGAAGACGATCAGCGGGTTGCTGCGTCCCCGCGGCGGGCGGATAACGCTGGCCGGCGAAGCCCTGAGCGCAATGAGCCCGCACGAGATCGTAGCCAAGGGCGTTGTCCACGTACCCGAGGGCCGTAGGATCTTCGGCCGCCTGACCGTAACGGAGAACTTGGAGATGGGCGCGTTCACGCGCACCGACAGGAACGGCATAGGGCAGGATCTCGAGAGGGTGTTTGGAATGTTCCCCCGCCTCAGAGAGCGCCGCGCCCAGGTGGCAGGAACCCTATCAGGCGGCGAGCAGCAGATGCTGGCTATCGGACGGGGGCTAATGACCCGACCCAAGGTCCTGCTGCTGGACGAGCCGTCCATGGGGTTGGCGCCGGTGCTGGTGGACCTGATCTACGACTCCATCAAGGAGATCAACGCTTCGGGAACCACGATTCTGCTCGTGGAGCAGAACGCCTTCATGGCGCTGTCGGTCGCCGGCCGCGGGTACGTGCTCCAAACCGGCGAGGTAGTGCTGCAGGGTTCTTCGTCCGACCTGCAGGCCAACGAGGAGGTCCGGAGGGCATATCTGGGGGGCTAG
- a CDS encoding ABC transporter ATP-binding protein: protein MSILASRGLTKRFGGLVALNRLDLQVREQSIHSIIGPNGAGKTTYFNCVTGFYRQEEGEMIFQGVAIDGLSTDRIARLGIARTYQNIRLFANMTGLENILVGMHTHLRSTWVGAVLNTAYTRQEDQESTAAARDLLQFVGLRGKGDFLAKNLPYGDQRRLEVARALASRPVLLLLDEPTAGMNPRETMEMMTFIRRLRDEKGITILLIEHQMRVVMGISEIVTVLDYGTKIAEGTPQEVQNDPRVIEAYLGTRKIGAYATH from the coding sequence ATGTCCATTTTGGCCTCGCGTGGTCTGACCAAACGCTTCGGTGGCCTGGTTGCACTCAACCGGCTGGACCTGCAGGTGAGGGAGCAATCCATCCACAGCATCATCGGGCCCAACGGGGCGGGCAAGACCACCTACTTCAACTGCGTGACCGGTTTCTACAGGCAGGAAGAGGGAGAGATGATCTTCCAGGGCGTGGCCATTGACGGGCTGTCCACGGACCGCATCGCCCGGCTGGGCATCGCCCGCACCTACCAGAACATCCGGCTCTTCGCAAACATGACCGGCCTGGAGAACATCCTGGTGGGGATGCATACGCATCTGCGATCGACATGGGTCGGGGCCGTTCTGAACACCGCCTACACCCGGCAGGAAGACCAGGAGTCCACAGCGGCAGCCCGCGACCTCCTGCAGTTCGTTGGGCTCAGGGGCAAGGGCGATTTCCTGGCCAAGAACCTCCCCTATGGCGATCAGCGGCGCCTCGAGGTGGCCCGTGCGCTGGCCAGCCGGCCGGTGTTGCTGCTGCTTGACGAGCCGACGGCAGGCATGAACCCGCGCGAGACCATGGAGATGATGACCTTCATCCGGCGCCTGCGCGACGAGAAAGGCATAACCATCCTGCTGATCGAGCACCAGATGCGCGTGGTAATGGGTATTTCCGAGATCGTAACCGTGCTCGACTACGGCACCAAGATCGCGGAGGGAACCCCGCAGGAAGTGCAGAACGACCCGCGGGTGATAGAGGCGTATTTGGGCACGCGCAAGATCGGCGCGTACGCGACCCACTGA